One part of the Denticeps clupeoides chromosome 8, fDenClu1.1, whole genome shotgun sequence genome encodes these proteins:
- the dlg5a gene encoding disks large homolog 5a isoform X1 has translation MEPKHKELLDQCHQNLLKSITDADRLIELLAKSGTLSQRERFELDHCSSSPEKVEQLLTMLVNKETDHFLDLCVALEKTYPHLYSVLFTNGGGPVDHSGSTNSVLSTMPSDSESSSSLSSVGTSDQASSPPPALSDNRQNSESLDTILFQLRQVTRERDELRKRLALASPGTTFDDCRPNSKASHDYERLKMQCMKAMADLQALQNQHTKVLKRCEEAAKEADFYHMLHSRLLGDQSQLKEEMDLMKQDNSNLVREHNHLKQSCEELKRLRAEDQKEVADLRLQQQQVIRESGSSEILNKLYDTAMDKLETVKKDYDALSKRYSEKVASHNTDLSRLEQGDEENRRLQKQIETVTKQRDMAIHYQQQYSSSMRRFDSVQQELNKVSAQNKELQREMERLQSEVTRHKNFQLKAAKDVEKYKEERDSVFNEYRLIMSERDQVIKEVDKLQTELEAAEARLKNTSSEKMVASEEMEALRQELNSSLVDRDRAICERNELLEKYCHEVKDKAETQKELSQACKDIETVREERDVARKERTEAIIQRDQLLREYYQARQKQDSATLDMERANKEIEMLRKQYEAMSQELKEAMQEAEVAKCRRDWAFQERDKIVAERESIRTLCDNLRRERDRAVSDLADALRNLDDTRKQKNDASRELKELKEKMESQLEKEARFCQLMAHSSHDSAIDTDSLEWETEVVEFEKDRDDMDLKALGFEIAEGVNDPYLPGDCGIFVTRVDKGSIADGRLRVNDWLLKINDIDLTNKDRKQVVKAVLNGGGVINMVVRRRKSLGGRLVTPIHINVIGHKDCGIGLESGVFVSAVVPGSPAAREGSLASGDRLIAINGIALDNKSLSECEALLRSCRDSLSLSLMKFLPQSYSGQNIFESLREVEKSSGRALISDVYSRNGRNLKNNSSTQTDIFSREVGVTGDNDRRKARGDPEEGVYPDRKPFPASTVHPSSLRPSSELGSRYPSAFQECCYTRMDPTSPSVCVTVETTLERKHTGGTWPKMVVAGGGGGPISDAPPQLSIFKSPKQRKPVFDTDTFKRPTDASNPKLDYLSSPPPTQLGSSHSPQPSKPDPPPIPPTPPTRSDSFKFKHKQQGSSASDSTITEPKPDERNGSYRFSEVVAREGKSLTSRKSCEEDIGRLRAEEPEVKRPRPKSAPALRRRMTPQSITLPSFQSYSSDDQCVETQEMLRSSPNRHRHSMGFVPTVYNGTLPPNSAHRGLAPCPAVTAVMRNPVYTVRSHRVHPNNCPSVANQICNQHSHPSPQHQGRLSLDLSQKRSTDFSDSSRSSRTSNGTNSLPSSARLGSSNNVQYKAERIKIPSTPRYPRSMLGSERGSLSHSECSSPSLITPPLSPLNLETSSFASSHSQGSISTLPRISVSPVPVVERRKDRYLYRNRSFLRIPLAARPRFCSLRSLRLYLEEPRNVIVHKGAEPLGISIVSGENGGIFVSKVTGGSIAHQAGLEYGDQLLEYNGINLRNATEQQARLIIGQQCDTITIMAQYNPHMYQLGNHSRSSSRLEPISIQPTPQGSGATTPDNHSAIDTLSEQDEGTLTPSSKQTTPTTSPHSFIRMSSEASRKIPEPRLVTVKRGQAEMGLQICGGNLRGIFVESLEEDSPAQTSDGLLPGDMILEYGSVHMKNKTAEEAYLEMLKPAENVTLKVQLRVDEFNLAKEHPGDGFFIRALYDRAVESSELDLTFKKDDILYVDETLPKGNFGTWMAWQLDENAQKIQRGQIPSKYMMDQEFYRRHSMTELKDENGSSKTLSAAARRSFFRRKQKHKRSSSKDGKELVALDAISTDSIPFLEDCVSLAYQRVQKVDCTSPRPVLILGPLVDPVKDMLVKESPGKFCRCMPEVMKASQQAIERGVKDCLFIDYKRRSGHFDVTTVASIKEITEKDSHCLLDIAPHAIERLHSVHIYPIVVFIRYKNAKQIKEQKDPVYLRDKVSQKHSKEQFDVAQKIEQEYSKFFTGIVQGGTLPYICTQIVTIVDQEQSKVLWTPLGST, from the exons GATGCAGTGCATGAAGGCCATGGCCGACCTGCAGGCGCTGCAGAACCAACACACCAAGGTGCTGAAGAGGTGTGAGGAGGCAGCCAAGGAGGCAGACTTCTACCA CATGCTGCACAGTCGTCTGCTAGGTGACCAGTCCCAGCTGAAGGAGGAGATGGACCTGATGAAGCAGGACAACAGTAATCTGGTTCGGGAGCACAACCACCTGAAACAGAGTTGTGAGGAGCTGAAGAGGCTCCGCGCAGAGGACCAGAAAGAGGTGGCTGACCTccgcctgcagcagcagcag GTAATCAGAGAGAGTGGATCATCTGAAATCCTCAATAAACTCTACGACACCGCCATGGACAAGCTGGAGACTGTGAAGAAGGATTACGATGCTCTGAGCAAGCGCTACAGTGAAAAGGTGGCCAGTCACAACACCGACCTGAGTCGCCTGGAGCAGGGAGATGAGGAGAACAGGAGGCTGCAGAAGCAGATAGAAACAGTAACGAAGCAGCGGGATATGGCCATCCATTACCAGCAGCAGTACTCCAGCTCCATGAGGAG GTTTGATTCTGTGCAGCAGGAACTCAACAAGGTCTCTGCTCAGAACAAAGAGTTGCAGAGGGAGATGGAGCGTTTGCAGTCAGAAGTGACTCGACATAAGAACTTCCAGCTAAAAGCAGCCAAAGATGTGGAAAAGTACAAGGAGGAGCGTGACTCGGTGTTCAACGAGTACAGGCTGATCATGAGTGAAAGGGACCAAGTCATCAAGGAGGTGGACAAGCTGCAGACGGAGCTGGAGGCAGCAGAGGCTCGGCTTAAGAACACCTCCTCTGAGAAGATGGTTGCCAGCGAGGAGATGGAGGCACTCAGACAG GAGCTGAACTCTTCACTGGTGGACCGGGACCGAGCTATCTGTGAGCGAAACGAACTCCTGGAGAAGTACTGCCACGAGGTGAAGGACAAAGCTGAGACACAGAAGGAGCTGAGCCAGGCCTGCAAGGACATTGAGACCGTTCGGGAGGAGAGGGATGTGGCACGCAAAGAGCGAACTGAGGCCATCATACAGAGAGACCAGCTACTGCGCGAGTATTATCAAGCCAGACAG AAGCAAGATTCGGCAACACTGGACATGGAGCGGGCGAATAAGGAAATAGAGATGCTGAGGAAGCAGTATGAGGCGATGAGCCAGGAGCTGAAAGAGGCCATGCAGGAGGCAGAGGTGGCCAAGTGCCGCAGAGACTGGGCCTTCCAGGAGAGGGACAAGATTGTAGCAGAGAGGGAAAGCATAAG GACTCTGTGTGACAACTTGcgcagagagagggacagagctGTTAGTGACCTCGCTGATGCCCTTCGTAACCTGGATGACACGAGGAAGCAGAAGAACGACGCCTCACGGGAGCTAAAGGAGCTGAA AGAGAAGATGGAGAGCCAGCTGGAGAAAGAGGCTCGCTTCTGCCAACTGATGGCCCACAGCTCCCATGACTCGGCTATAGACACCGACTCGCTGGAGTGGGAGACAGAGGTGGTTGAATTTGAGAAGGATCGG GATGACATGGATCTGAAAGCACTTGGTTTTGAAATTGCAGAAGGGGTAAATGATCCGTACTTACCAGGGGACTGTGGCATATTTGTGACAAGGGTTGATAAAGGAAGTATCGCAGATGGAAGGCTAAG GGTGAATGATTGGTTGCTGAAGATTAATGACATAGACCTGACTAACAAAGATAGGAAGCAGGTCGTCAAAGCCGTGCTCAATGGCGGAGGAGTGATCAATATGGTGGTTCGGCGCAGAAAGTCTCTTGGTGGCAGACTAGTAACACCCATTCACATCAATGTCATTGGACACAAAG ATTGTGGTATCGGGCTAGAGAGTGGGGTGTTTGTTTCAGCTGTTGTGCCTGGAAGTCCAGCAGCCAGGGAAGGATCTTTGGCGTCGGGAGACAGACTCATTGCT ATAAATGGCATAGCGCTAGATAACAAATCATTGAGTGAGTGCGAGGCTTTGCTGCGGAGCTGCAGGGACTCACTCAGTCTCTCCCTCATGAAG TTTTTGCCACAAAGCTACTCTGGGCAGAACATCTTCGAAAGCCTGCGGGAGGTGGAGAAATCCAGTGGCAGGGCCCTAATTTCTGATGTTTACTCGCGCAACGGTCGGAACCTGAAGAACAACAGCTCCACCCAGACAGACATCTTTAGCAGGGAGGTGGGCGTGACTGGGGATAACGATCGCAGGAAGGCTCGAGGAGACCCTGAGGAGGGGGTGTACCCTGATCGCAAGCCTTTCCCTGCCTCCACAGTCCACCCCAGCTCTCTGCGGCCGTCTTCTGAACTGGGCTCCCGGTACCCCAGTGCGTTTCAGGAGTGCTGCTACACCCGCATGGACCCAACTAGCCCGTCCGTGTGCGTTACTGTGGAGACCACCTTGGAGCGAAAGCACACTGGAGGCACCTGGCCAAAAATGGTTGTTGCTGGCGGTGGGGGTGGGCCTATATCAGACGCTCCGCCACAACTCTCCATCTTCAAGTCGCCCAAGCAGAGGAAGCCTGTCTTTGACACAGACACCTTCAAACGTCCTACTGATGCTTCAAACCCCAAGCTGGACtacctctcctcccctccccccacACAATTGGGCTCCTCCCACTCTCCACAGCCATCCAAACCGGACCCTCCGCCGATTCCACCGACCCCGCCCACACGAAGCGACTCATTCAAGTTCAAGCACAAGCAGCAGGGCAGCTCTGCCTCTGACTCTACCATCACAGAGCCTAAGCCTGATGAGCGTAATGGGAGCTACAGATTCTCTGAGGTTGTTGCCCGTGAGGGAAAGTCGCTGACATCCAGGAAGTCCTGCGAGGAGGACATTGGCCGATTGAGGGCCGAGGAACCTGAGGTGAAACGGCCGCGTCCCAAATCAGCCCCAGCCCTGCGCCGCAGGATGACGCCACAGTCCATCACACTCCCCTCTTTTCAG aGTTACTCCAGCGATGATCAGTGTGTGGAGACACAGGAAATGCTACGCTCCTCTCCTAACCGACATAGGCACAGTATGGGCTTCGTTCCAACCGTCTACAATGGCACTCTCCCTCCCA ACTCAGCACATCGAGGTCTGGCACCCTGCCCTGCAGTAACGGCTGTCATGAGAAATCCGGTGTACACAGTGAGGAGTCACCGGGTCCACCCCAATAACTGTCCTTCAGTGGCAAACCAGATCTGCAATCAGCACTCACACCCCAG TCCTCAGCATCAAGGACGTCTGAGCCTGGACTTGAGCCAGAAGCGCTCCACTGACTTCTCTGATTCATCCCGCAGCAGCCGCACTTCCAACGGCACCAACTCACTGCCCTCCAGCGCTCGGCTTG GATCTTCAAATAATGTTCAGTATAAAGCTGAGAGGATAAAGATTCCATCTACACCCCGGTATCCACGCTCCATGTTAGGATCTGAAAGAG GGTCTCTGTCCCACTCAGAGTGCAGCAGCCCCAGTCTCATCACACCACCTCTCTCACCCCTCAACCTGGAGACGTCCTCTTTTGCCAGCAGCCACTCACAGGGCTCCATCTCCACTCTGCCCCGCATCTCGGTCAGCCCCGTGCCTGTGGTGGAGCGGCGAAAAGACCG ATATCTGTACCGTAACCGATCCTTTCTGAGAATCCCTCTGGCTGCTAGGCCAAGGTTCTGTTCTCTCAGGAGCCTGAG GCTGTACCTGGAGGAGCCGAGGAACGTGATTGTGCACAAAGGTGCAGAGCCCCTTGGCATCTCCATTGTCAGTGGTGAGAATGGAGGGATTTTCGTCTCCAAGGTGACTGGAGGCAGTATAGCTCATCAGGCTGGCTTGGAGTACGGGGACCAGCTTTTAGAG tataACGGCATTAACCTGAGGAATGCTACAGAGCAGCAGGCCCGCCTCATCATTGGGCAGCAGTGTGACACTATCACCATAATGGCCCAGTACAACCCACACATGTACCAGCTGGGAAACCACTCACGTTCTAG CTCTCGTCTGGAGCCCATCAGCATCCAGCCTACTCCCCAAGGCAGCGGAGCCACCACCCCAGACAACCACTCTGCCATCGACACGTTGAGCGAACAGGACGAAGGGACCCTCACGCCATCCTCCAAGCAGACCACCCCAACCACCAGCCCCCACAGCTTCATCAG AATGTCCTCTGAGGCTTCAAGAAAGATCCCGGAGCCCAGGCTGGTGACTGTGAAGAGGGGGCAGGCAGAGATGGGGCTGCAGATCTGTGGTGGGAACTTGAGGGGCATCTTCGTGGAGAGTTTGGAAGAGGACAGCCCAGCGCAGACGAGCGACGGGCTCTTGCCTGGAGACATGATCCTGGAG TACGGCTCGGTGCACATGAAGAATAAGACTGCAGAGGAGGCTTACCTGGAAATGCTGAAGCCTGCAGAAAATGTTACGCTGAAAGTCCAGCTTCGGGTGGATGAGTTCAACTTGGCTAAAGAACATCCTGGAGATGGATTCTTTATCAG AGCACTTTATGACCGAGCTGTCGAATCGTCAGAGCTTGATCTCACTTTTAAAAAGGATGACATCCTCTATGTGGATGAAACGCTACCAAAGGGCAACTTCGGCACTTGGATGGCCTGGCAACTTGATGAGAACGCACAAAAAATTCAGAGGGGGCAGATCCCCAGTAAATATAT GATGGACCAGGAGTTTTACCGCAGGCACAGCATGACTGAACTGAAGGATGAAAATGGCTCAAGCAAGACACTCTCTGCCGCTGCACGCCGCTCCTTCTTCCGCAGGAAGCAGAAACACAAACGCAGCAGCTCCAAAGACGGCAAAGAGCTGGTGGCACTGGATGCCATTAGCACAGACTCTATCCCATTTCTAGAAG ACTGTGTAAGTCTAGCATACCAGAGAGTGCAGAAGGTGGACTGCACTTCACCCAGACCAGTCCTCATCCTTGGCCCACTGGTGGACCCAGTCAAAGACATGCTGGTCAAAGAGTCTCCAGGGAAATTCTGCCGATGCATGCCAG AGGTAATGAAAGCTTCTCAGCAAGCCATTGAGAGAGGGGTGAAAGACTGCCTGTTCATTGACTATAAACGCAGGAGTGGACACTTCGATGTGACCACTGTGGCCTCCATTAAGGAAATTACAGAGAAG gaTAGTCACTGTTTGCTTGACATTGCACCTCACGCCATTGAACGTCTTCACAGTGTTCACATATACCCAATCGTCGTTTTCATACGCTACAAAAATGCGAAGCAGATCAA GGAACAGAAGGATCCTGTATATCTGCGGGATAAAGTGTCTCAGAAACATTCCAAGGAACAGTTTGACGTCGCACAGAAGATTGAGCAGGAATATAGCAAATTCTTTACAG GTATTGTCCAAGGCGGCACCTTGCCCTACATTTGCACTCAGATTGTGACTATAGTTGATCAGGAACAGAGTAAAGTCCTGTGGACTCCCCTTGGCTCAACATAA
- the dlg5a gene encoding disks large homolog 5a isoform X2 has translation MEPKHKELLDQCHQNLLKSITDADRLIELLAKSGTLSQRERFELDHCSSSPEKVEQLLTMLVNKETDHFLDLCVALEKTYPHLYSVLFTNGGGPVDHSGSTNSVLSTMPSDSESSSSLSSVASSPPPALSDNRQNSESLDTILFQLRQVTRERDELRKRLALASPGTTFDDCRPNSKASHDYERLKMQCMKAMADLQALQNQHTKVLKRCEEAAKEADFYHMLHSRLLGDQSQLKEEMDLMKQDNSNLVREHNHLKQSCEELKRLRAEDQKEVADLRLQQQQVIRESGSSEILNKLYDTAMDKLETVKKDYDALSKRYSEKVASHNTDLSRLEQGDEENRRLQKQIETVTKQRDMAIHYQQQYSSSMRRFDSVQQELNKVSAQNKELQREMERLQSEVTRHKNFQLKAAKDVEKYKEERDSVFNEYRLIMSERDQVIKEVDKLQTELEAAEARLKNTSSEKMVASEEMEALRQELNSSLVDRDRAICERNELLEKYCHEVKDKAETQKELSQACKDIETVREERDVARKERTEAIIQRDQLLREYYQARQKQDSATLDMERANKEIEMLRKQYEAMSQELKEAMQEAEVAKCRRDWAFQERDKIVAERESIRTLCDNLRRERDRAVSDLADALRNLDDTRKQKNDASRELKELKEKMESQLEKEARFCQLMAHSSHDSAIDTDSLEWETEVVEFEKDRDDMDLKALGFEIAEGVNDPYLPGDCGIFVTRVDKGSIADGRLRVNDWLLKINDIDLTNKDRKQVVKAVLNGGGVINMVVRRRKSLGGRLVTPIHINVIGHKDCGIGLESGVFVSAVVPGSPAAREGSLASGDRLIAINGIALDNKSLSECEALLRSCRDSLSLSLMKFLPQSYSGQNIFESLREVEKSSGRALISDVYSRNGRNLKNNSSTQTDIFSREVGVTGDNDRRKARGDPEEGVYPDRKPFPASTVHPSSLRPSSELGSRYPSAFQECCYTRMDPTSPSVCVTVETTLERKHTGGTWPKMVVAGGGGGPISDAPPQLSIFKSPKQRKPVFDTDTFKRPTDASNPKLDYLSSPPPTQLGSSHSPQPSKPDPPPIPPTPPTRSDSFKFKHKQQGSSASDSTITEPKPDERNGSYRFSEVVAREGKSLTSRKSCEEDIGRLRAEEPEVKRPRPKSAPALRRRMTPQSITLPSFQSYSSDDQCVETQEMLRSSPNRHRHSMGFVPTVYNGTLPPNSAHRGLAPCPAVTAVMRNPVYTVRSHRVHPNNCPSVANQICNQHSHPSPQHQGRLSLDLSQKRSTDFSDSSRSSRTSNGTNSLPSSARLGSSNNVQYKAERIKIPSTPRYPRSMLGSERGSLSHSECSSPSLITPPLSPLNLETSSFASSHSQGSISTLPRISVSPVPVVERRKDRYLYRNRSFLRIPLAARPRFCSLRSLRLYLEEPRNVIVHKGAEPLGISIVSGENGGIFVSKVTGGSIAHQAGLEYGDQLLEYNGINLRNATEQQARLIIGQQCDTITIMAQYNPHMYQLGNHSRSSSRLEPISIQPTPQGSGATTPDNHSAIDTLSEQDEGTLTPSSKQTTPTTSPHSFIRMSSEASRKIPEPRLVTVKRGQAEMGLQICGGNLRGIFVESLEEDSPAQTSDGLLPGDMILEYGSVHMKNKTAEEAYLEMLKPAENVTLKVQLRVDEFNLAKEHPGDGFFIRALYDRAVESSELDLTFKKDDILYVDETLPKGNFGTWMAWQLDENAQKIQRGQIPSKYMMDQEFYRRHSMTELKDENGSSKTLSAAARRSFFRRKQKHKRSSSKDGKELVALDAISTDSIPFLEDCVSLAYQRVQKVDCTSPRPVLILGPLVDPVKDMLVKESPGKFCRCMPEVMKASQQAIERGVKDCLFIDYKRRSGHFDVTTVASIKEITEKDSHCLLDIAPHAIERLHSVHIYPIVVFIRYKNAKQIKEQKDPVYLRDKVSQKHSKEQFDVAQKIEQEYSKFFTGIVQGGTLPYICTQIVTIVDQEQSKVLWTPLGST, from the exons GATGCAGTGCATGAAGGCCATGGCCGACCTGCAGGCGCTGCAGAACCAACACACCAAGGTGCTGAAGAGGTGTGAGGAGGCAGCCAAGGAGGCAGACTTCTACCA CATGCTGCACAGTCGTCTGCTAGGTGACCAGTCCCAGCTGAAGGAGGAGATGGACCTGATGAAGCAGGACAACAGTAATCTGGTTCGGGAGCACAACCACCTGAAACAGAGTTGTGAGGAGCTGAAGAGGCTCCGCGCAGAGGACCAGAAAGAGGTGGCTGACCTccgcctgcagcagcagcag GTAATCAGAGAGAGTGGATCATCTGAAATCCTCAATAAACTCTACGACACCGCCATGGACAAGCTGGAGACTGTGAAGAAGGATTACGATGCTCTGAGCAAGCGCTACAGTGAAAAGGTGGCCAGTCACAACACCGACCTGAGTCGCCTGGAGCAGGGAGATGAGGAGAACAGGAGGCTGCAGAAGCAGATAGAAACAGTAACGAAGCAGCGGGATATGGCCATCCATTACCAGCAGCAGTACTCCAGCTCCATGAGGAG GTTTGATTCTGTGCAGCAGGAACTCAACAAGGTCTCTGCTCAGAACAAAGAGTTGCAGAGGGAGATGGAGCGTTTGCAGTCAGAAGTGACTCGACATAAGAACTTCCAGCTAAAAGCAGCCAAAGATGTGGAAAAGTACAAGGAGGAGCGTGACTCGGTGTTCAACGAGTACAGGCTGATCATGAGTGAAAGGGACCAAGTCATCAAGGAGGTGGACAAGCTGCAGACGGAGCTGGAGGCAGCAGAGGCTCGGCTTAAGAACACCTCCTCTGAGAAGATGGTTGCCAGCGAGGAGATGGAGGCACTCAGACAG GAGCTGAACTCTTCACTGGTGGACCGGGACCGAGCTATCTGTGAGCGAAACGAACTCCTGGAGAAGTACTGCCACGAGGTGAAGGACAAAGCTGAGACACAGAAGGAGCTGAGCCAGGCCTGCAAGGACATTGAGACCGTTCGGGAGGAGAGGGATGTGGCACGCAAAGAGCGAACTGAGGCCATCATACAGAGAGACCAGCTACTGCGCGAGTATTATCAAGCCAGACAG AAGCAAGATTCGGCAACACTGGACATGGAGCGGGCGAATAAGGAAATAGAGATGCTGAGGAAGCAGTATGAGGCGATGAGCCAGGAGCTGAAAGAGGCCATGCAGGAGGCAGAGGTGGCCAAGTGCCGCAGAGACTGGGCCTTCCAGGAGAGGGACAAGATTGTAGCAGAGAGGGAAAGCATAAG GACTCTGTGTGACAACTTGcgcagagagagggacagagctGTTAGTGACCTCGCTGATGCCCTTCGTAACCTGGATGACACGAGGAAGCAGAAGAACGACGCCTCACGGGAGCTAAAGGAGCTGAA AGAGAAGATGGAGAGCCAGCTGGAGAAAGAGGCTCGCTTCTGCCAACTGATGGCCCACAGCTCCCATGACTCGGCTATAGACACCGACTCGCTGGAGTGGGAGACAGAGGTGGTTGAATTTGAGAAGGATCGG GATGACATGGATCTGAAAGCACTTGGTTTTGAAATTGCAGAAGGGGTAAATGATCCGTACTTACCAGGGGACTGTGGCATATTTGTGACAAGGGTTGATAAAGGAAGTATCGCAGATGGAAGGCTAAG GGTGAATGATTGGTTGCTGAAGATTAATGACATAGACCTGACTAACAAAGATAGGAAGCAGGTCGTCAAAGCCGTGCTCAATGGCGGAGGAGTGATCAATATGGTGGTTCGGCGCAGAAAGTCTCTTGGTGGCAGACTAGTAACACCCATTCACATCAATGTCATTGGACACAAAG ATTGTGGTATCGGGCTAGAGAGTGGGGTGTTTGTTTCAGCTGTTGTGCCTGGAAGTCCAGCAGCCAGGGAAGGATCTTTGGCGTCGGGAGACAGACTCATTGCT ATAAATGGCATAGCGCTAGATAACAAATCATTGAGTGAGTGCGAGGCTTTGCTGCGGAGCTGCAGGGACTCACTCAGTCTCTCCCTCATGAAG TTTTTGCCACAAAGCTACTCTGGGCAGAACATCTTCGAAAGCCTGCGGGAGGTGGAGAAATCCAGTGGCAGGGCCCTAATTTCTGATGTTTACTCGCGCAACGGTCGGAACCTGAAGAACAACAGCTCCACCCAGACAGACATCTTTAGCAGGGAGGTGGGCGTGACTGGGGATAACGATCGCAGGAAGGCTCGAGGAGACCCTGAGGAGGGGGTGTACCCTGATCGCAAGCCTTTCCCTGCCTCCACAGTCCACCCCAGCTCTCTGCGGCCGTCTTCTGAACTGGGCTCCCGGTACCCCAGTGCGTTTCAGGAGTGCTGCTACACCCGCATGGACCCAACTAGCCCGTCCGTGTGCGTTACTGTGGAGACCACCTTGGAGCGAAAGCACACTGGAGGCACCTGGCCAAAAATGGTTGTTGCTGGCGGTGGGGGTGGGCCTATATCAGACGCTCCGCCACAACTCTCCATCTTCAAGTCGCCCAAGCAGAGGAAGCCTGTCTTTGACACAGACACCTTCAAACGTCCTACTGATGCTTCAAACCCCAAGCTGGACtacctctcctcccctccccccacACAATTGGGCTCCTCCCACTCTCCACAGCCATCCAAACCGGACCCTCCGCCGATTCCACCGACCCCGCCCACACGAAGCGACTCATTCAAGTTCAAGCACAAGCAGCAGGGCAGCTCTGCCTCTGACTCTACCATCACAGAGCCTAAGCCTGATGAGCGTAATGGGAGCTACAGATTCTCTGAGGTTGTTGCCCGTGAGGGAAAGTCGCTGACATCCAGGAAGTCCTGCGAGGAGGACATTGGCCGATTGAGGGCCGAGGAACCTGAGGTGAAACGGCCGCGTCCCAAATCAGCCCCAGCCCTGCGCCGCAGGATGACGCCACAGTCCATCACACTCCCCTCTTTTCAG aGTTACTCCAGCGATGATCAGTGTGTGGAGACACAGGAAATGCTACGCTCCTCTCCTAACCGACATAGGCACAGTATGGGCTTCGTTCCAACCGTCTACAATGGCACTCTCCCTCCCA ACTCAGCACATCGAGGTCTGGCACCCTGCCCTGCAGTAACGGCTGTCATGAGAAATCCGGTGTACACAGTGAGGAGTCACCGGGTCCACCCCAATAACTGTCCTTCAGTGGCAAACCAGATCTGCAATCAGCACTCACACCCCAG TCCTCAGCATCAAGGACGTCTGAGCCTGGACTTGAGCCAGAAGCGCTCCACTGACTTCTCTGATTCATCCCGCAGCAGCCGCACTTCCAACGGCACCAACTCACTGCCCTCCAGCGCTCGGCTTG GATCTTCAAATAATGTTCAGTATAAAGCTGAGAGGATAAAGATTCCATCTACACCCCGGTATCCACGCTCCATGTTAGGATCTGAAAGAG GGTCTCTGTCCCACTCAGAGTGCAGCAGCCCCAGTCTCATCACACCACCTCTCTCACCCCTCAACCTGGAGACGTCCTCTTTTGCCAGCAGCCACTCACAGGGCTCCATCTCCACTCTGCCCCGCATCTCGGTCAGCCCCGTGCCTGTGGTGGAGCGGCGAAAAGACCG ATATCTGTACCGTAACCGATCCTTTCTGAGAATCCCTCTGGCTGCTAGGCCAAGGTTCTGTTCTCTCAGGAGCCTGAG GCTGTACCTGGAGGAGCCGAGGAACGTGATTGTGCACAAAGGTGCAGAGCCCCTTGGCATCTCCATTGTCAGTGGTGAGAATGGAGGGATTTTCGTCTCCAAGGTGACTGGAGGCAGTATAGCTCATCAGGCTGGCTTGGAGTACGGGGACCAGCTTTTAGAG tataACGGCATTAACCTGAGGAATGCTACAGAGCAGCAGGCCCGCCTCATCATTGGGCAGCAGTGTGACACTATCACCATAATGGCCCAGTACAACCCACACATGTACCAGCTGGGAAACCACTCACGTTCTAG CTCTCGTCTGGAGCCCATCAGCATCCAGCCTACTCCCCAAGGCAGCGGAGCCACCACCCCAGACAACCACTCTGCCATCGACACGTTGAGCGAACAGGACGAAGGGACCCTCACGCCATCCTCCAAGCAGACCACCCCAACCACCAGCCCCCACAGCTTCATCAG AATGTCCTCTGAGGCTTCAAGAAAGATCCCGGAGCCCAGGCTGGTGACTGTGAAGAGGGGGCAGGCAGAGATGGGGCTGCAGATCTGTGGTGGGAACTTGAGGGGCATCTTCGTGGAGAGTTTGGAAGAGGACAGCCCAGCGCAGACGAGCGACGGGCTCTTGCCTGGAGACATGATCCTGGAG TACGGCTCGGTGCACATGAAGAATAAGACTGCAGAGGAGGCTTACCTGGAAATGCTGAAGCCTGCAGAAAATGTTACGCTGAAAGTCCAGCTTCGGGTGGATGAGTTCAACTTGGCTAAAGAACATCCTGGAGATGGATTCTTTATCAG AGCACTTTATGACCGAGCTGTCGAATCGTCAGAGCTTGATCTCACTTTTAAAAAGGATGACATCCTCTATGTGGATGAAACGCTACCAAAGGGCAACTTCGGCACTTGGATGGCCTGGCAACTTGATGAGAACGCACAAAAAATTCAGAGGGGGCAGATCCCCAGTAAATATAT GATGGACCAGGAGTTTTACCGCAGGCACAGCATGACTGAACTGAAGGATGAAAATGGCTCAAGCAAGACACTCTCTGCCGCTGCACGCCGCTCCTTCTTCCGCAGGAAGCAGAAACACAAACGCAGCAGCTCCAAAGACGGCAAAGAGCTGGTGGCACTGGATGCCATTAGCACAGACTCTATCCCATTTCTAGAAG ACTGTGTAAGTCTAGCATACCAGAGAGTGCAGAAGGTGGACTGCACTTCACCCAGACCAGTCCTCATCCTTGGCCCACTGGTGGACCCAGTCAAAGACATGCTGGTCAAAGAGTCTCCAGGGAAATTCTGCCGATGCATGCCAG AGGTAATGAAAGCTTCTCAGCAAGCCATTGAGAGAGGGGTGAAAGACTGCCTGTTCATTGACTATAAACGCAGGAGTGGACACTTCGATGTGACCACTGTGGCCTCCATTAAGGAAATTACAGAGAAG gaTAGTCACTGTTTGCTTGACATTGCACCTCACGCCATTGAACGTCTTCACAGTGTTCACATATACCCAATCGTCGTTTTCATACGCTACAAAAATGCGAAGCAGATCAA GGAACAGAAGGATCCTGTATATCTGCGGGATAAAGTGTCTCAGAAACATTCCAAGGAACAGTTTGACGTCGCACAGAAGATTGAGCAGGAATATAGCAAATTCTTTACAG GTATTGTCCAAGGCGGCACCTTGCCCTACATTTGCACTCAGATTGTGACTATAGTTGATCAGGAACAGAGTAAAGTCCTGTGGACTCCCCTTGGCTCAACATAA